In one window of Helianthus annuus cultivar XRQ/B chromosome 17, HanXRQr2.0-SUNRISE, whole genome shotgun sequence DNA:
- the LOC118489174 gene encoding NADH dehydrogenase [ubiquinone] iron-sulfur protein 1, mitochondrial-like yields the protein MGLGLLASRTLRSRLLFTNPRNVRTIISTPDLHKPEAAAEPAAVEPDLPKRTPVAGARVHFPNPDDVIEVFVDGYPVKIPKGMNVLQACTVAGVDIPRFCYHDRLSIAGNCRMCLVEVEKSPKPVASCAMPALPVG from the exons ATGGGGTTAGGGTTGCTAGCTTCCAGAACTCTCCGATCTAGGCTTCTATTCACAAACCCTAGAAATGTCAGAACCATCATCTCAACACCGGACCTCCATAAACCGGAAGCCGCAGCTGAACCGGCGGCGGTTGAGCCGGATCTCCCGAAGCGGACACCTGTAGCCGGAGCTAGGGTTCATTTCCCCAATCCAGATGACGTCATCGAGGTTTTTGTGGATGGATATCCGGTTAagatccccaaggggatgaatgTTTTGCAGGCGTGTACGGTTGCAGGTGTTGATATTCCGAGGTTTTGTTATCATGATCGGTTATCTATTGCTGGTAACTGCCGTATGTGTCTTGTTGAGGTTGAGAAGTCTCCGAAACCTGTTGCTTCGTGTGCAATGCCTGCACTTCCAG TTgggtga